The Mangifera indica cultivar Alphonso chromosome 12, CATAS_Mindica_2.1, whole genome shotgun sequence DNA window GACTGGCACCCTTACGGAGAACAAGATGGAATTTCAATGTGCGAGTATTTGGGGAGTAGATTATAGTGGTGGCAAAGCCAATTCCCCAAATGAGCAAGTTGGATACTCTGTAAAAGGTAAGGTGACTTAATTTTGACCACGTATCTGTACTTAgaacttttggttttgtttaaCAAGAGCTTAATATTTGATATCTTATTTTCTATGGTATTCAGTTGATGGGAAGTTTCTGAGTCCAAAGATGAAGGTGAAGGTTGATCCGGATCTTCTTCGATTAGCAAGAAATGGACAGAATACAGAGGAAGGAAAACACGTTCAAAATTTCTTCCTTGCATTGGCAGCTTGCAATACAATTGTGCCTCTTGTTATTGACACACCTGATCCTAATGTTAATTTGATAGATTACCAGGGAGAGTCGCCGGATGAGCAAGCATTGGTTTATGCTGCCGCCGCCTATGGTTTTATGCTAGTGGAACGCTCTTCAGGCCATATAGTTATTGAtatccaaggagaaaggcaaagGTAATTTGACATACTGTTAGTTCACTCTGCTGCTGATCTCATACAATTATCATTTTAGCCATTGCAATTGCACCTTCTTTCATTACTGTTACCGCTAAATACTTTGTGCTTATTTTTAGGATAAGACAAAGATCTCATTTTCAAGCATATGATATGCCTGGGTGTGCTATAAATTGTGTGAAGTTCCTGCTCTGCATTTTAGCAGAAGAATGGAAGCTGAAAACAAATTCAGTGTTTATGGATGAAGTGCTTTTTGAAATGTATGCTACACaggatttaatttatttccattAATGCATTTTACAAATGAAGTGCTAGTTACTTCTCTCACGCGTTTGTacagtaaaaatatataagtttcACTTCTGATAATGCATTCGTGGCAGCAAAAGTGTGGGGTAGTAGTGGTTCAACTGATAGTTGTAGTTAAAGTTGATTATTGTTTCTTGATGTTTTGATTTCAAAACTTCATTTGGAAACACAGATCttattgtttctatttttgttgaataatcCCATTTTGTCAGTGCAGGTTCACTGTTTTGGGTTTGCATGAGTTTGATAGTGACAGAAAGAGGATGTCAGTGATATTGGGCTGCCCCAACAAGACTGTGATACTCCTTGTAAAAGGTGCTGACACAACTATGTTTAGTGTgataaataaaactttgaacGTGAATATAATAAGGGCAACTGAAGAACATCTTCATGCTTACTCCTCTCTGGGTCTGAGAACACTTGTTATTGGTGCTCGGGAACTAAGTGCTTCAGAATTTGAGCAATGGCAGTCTTCCTTTGAGGCTGCTAGCACTGCTTTAATCGGTAGAGCTGCTTTGCTTCGCAAGGTTGCTAGCAACGTGGAAAACAATCTCTGCTTACTTGGGGTTTCTGGTATTGaagataaacttcaaaaagggGTGCCAGAAGCTATTGAGTCACTGAGAACTGCTGGGATTAAAGTTTGGGTTTTAACTGGTGACAAGCAAGAAACTGCTATATCAATTGGCTACTCATCAAAGCTCCTTACAAGCGAGATGAAGCAGATTATAATCAATAGTAACTCCAAGGAGTCATGTAGAAAAAGGTTAGACGAAGCACTGGAGACTGTTTCTGGGCACTCACATGAAAGTGGGGGAAGCTCTGGAGCTGGTGTAAGACCAGCAGCCTTGATTATTGATGGTACCAGCCTTGTTTATGTTCTTGACAATGAACTTGAAGACCAGGTAAACCTTGTCCAGCTGTCCTTTCTCTTAATTTCCATTTCgcaatgatgtattatcataaaCTGATGCCGATTAATTATCTTGATTTGCAGCTTTTCCAACTATCTAAAAAATGTTCTGTGGTGCTCTGTTGCCGAGTTGCACCATTGCAAAAAGCTGGAATTGTTGCCCTTGTAAAGAGCAGGAGTCCTGACATGACACTTGCCATTGGCGATGGTGATCATCACTCCCTTGGTTTCTTTTAGATCCATATACTCCCTggaattattataataattttccaCTCTTTTATTGGTAGTTTTGGCTTATATAAGAAATTCTAATTTGTCCTTGATAGGAGCCAATGATGTGTCAATGATTCAAATGGCTGATGTGGGAGTTGGAATCAGTGGCCAAGAGGGTCGACAAGCTGTAATGGCATCAGATTTTGCGATGGGCCAGTTTAGATTTTTAGTTCCACTTCTGTTGGTCCATGGACATTGGAATTATCAGCGTATGGGCTACatgatattatacaatttttaccGAAATGCAGTATTTGTTCTTACTTTGTTTTGGTGAGTAAGTTTTTCTGGAATATATGTTCTCATTCTGTCTTCATGCGAGTGTTCTACATGTGAATATGCTTGTTACTTTTGCTGAAACCTTCTCCTAAATCTCATCTTCATTGAATGGTAACAAGGAAAAGTAGTAAACTGTTTTAACAACTGTCTATGCTTCCATTTATGCTAATCAGGCTCCTACTTCTAATCATATATTCTTGATAGACCGTAAAAAAGAATGTTGATTACAGTAAAACTGAAGAGTTTGTGTATATGATGGCATACATGATATCAGGTTTACAAGCTGTAACAGCTAATAATATTGCTTGTTTTTGTAGGTATGTGTTATATACTTGTTTCGCTTTGACAACTGCAATTAATGAGTGGAGCAGTATGCTATATTCTGTTATCTACACTTCATTGCCGACAATTGTTGTCGCCATTCTCGACAAGGACCTAAGTAGAAGGACTCTTCTAAAATATCCTCCACTCTATGGGGCTGGACACAGACAAGAGTGCTACAACTCCAAATTGTTTTGGCCGACAATGATGGACACTTTCTGGCAAAGTGTGGCAATCTTCTTCATCCCTCTCTTAGCACACTGGAAAAGCACCATCGATGTGTCAAGTATTGGAGATCTTTGGACACTTGCAGTTGTTATTTTGGTCAATATACATCTGGCTATGGACATCATCCGGTGGAATTGGATCACACATGCAGCCATCTGGGGTTCTATAATTGCAACTTTCATTTGTGTCATTGTGATAGATGCTATACCTTCATTACCTTATTACTGGTACGCCCTCTTTTGGAATCTCTTATTTCGTATTAGGCCTCTATTTCTTCCTATGCTAGTCATATTTCTAACGCTCCGTTTATGCATATGGTTATTGTTCAATAATTCTTGACCTTGCTCTTGTAAAATTCGACAGGGCAATCTTCCACATTGCTGGGACCAGAGTTTTTTGGTTGTGCTTGTTGCTTATTGTTATCGCAGCGCTTATTCCTCGTTTTGTTGTAAAATATCTTTATCAATACTACCATCCTTCGGATGTTCAGATTGCACGAGAATTCGAAAAGTTTGGGATATCAAGATGGTCGGAAGCTGGACAAATAGAAATGAATGCAATAGACAATCCCCCCCAAAgatgataatatatgattttattcaaatttgcaTATGTTTTTTGCTTTTAAACATGTCATCATATTTCTCTAGGCTTCTTGTGAGAGGTAGCCGCTTTTCACTGTTCGCTATCCGAAGGATAGAGCTGGATTTTGTAAATTGTATATCAGGCTTTgcattttttggtttcttgtaaCACATGTTAATTATTCAATGTAAATTAGCATTGTTTTTACTGAACAGAATTCTTGTAGATTGAGTTGATTTTTACATAATATTTGAAGGTGTTTATTGTTAATGTTTTTGGAACAACTTTTGTTTTGGAACTTACCATGTCACCGctgataaattaaaatattatcaagataatcttgattttattataattatattcttatttattaaattttaaggtaaaaaggtaaaagtaatcttatttttaattaacataacaaataatataaaaaaatttaaaataattatattcaagaacatttaagtaaaataatttactagtagtcttttattaattttaactatttacgataattatttatatctattaaattttatcatagtaataatttatatccaatgatcttttaaataatttatctttaaaataatcttttgattttgataataaaatattacttaaactaAAACACCCCTAAAGAATGTATGTAATCCTGAACTTGCTTACCAAGCCAATATAAGTAACTTTACATTCTCAGGACACTCAGATTGACTTATTAAGAAGAATGGTGAACAAAcgtgatgttattttatcttcccATCTCCCATGATATcgatttagatttttcattttagtgGTATATTTTACTTAAGTCTTTATTGTACATGGAAGGTTGGCTTGCTCTTActtaaataatgtgtcattactGGCATAACACATGAAGAGAAAATAGAAGTGTAAAATTCAAAACCCTAATAAAAACAATGCAACaccaaaatttatatgaaaaatccTGCCTAAACACCCTATTCAGCCAACTTTTTTTAGACATAGGTGGGTGAATCTTACctta harbors:
- the LOC123193023 gene encoding phospholipid-transporting ATPase 1-like; translation: MDLRSGIENLPDIDSNFNTSSRRSVSSVHSKASYGNSIRESSLGHSGSKPGRYGSRGADSEAFSLSQKEINEEDARLVYVNDPVKTNERFEYAGNSIQTGKYSVLTFLPKNLFEQFHRVAYIYFLVIAVLNQLPQLAVFGRGASVLPLAFVLLVTAIKDAYEDYRRHRSDRIENNRLAWVLVNDQFQQKKWKEIQVGDIVKVHANETLPCDMVLLSTSDATGVAYVQTINLDGESNLKTRYAKQETLSKVPEQDGISGLIKCEKPNRNIYGFQANMDVDGKRLSLGPSNVVLRGCELKNTSWAFGVVVYAGRETKAMLNSSGAPSKRSRLETRMNAEIIKLSIFLIALCVIVSVLAAIWLKRHKDELDYMPFYRKKDFSDPDGEVDDNYNYYGWGMEIVFTFLMSVIVFQIMIPISLYISMELVRAGQAYFMIQDTDMFDEASHSRFQCRALNINEDLGQIKYVFSDKTGTLTENKMEFQCASIWGVDYSGGKANSPNEQVGYSVKVDGKFLSPKMKVKVDPDLLRLARNGQNTEEGKHVQNFFLALAACNTIVPLVIDTPDPNVNLIDYQGESPDEQALVYAAAAYGFMLVERSSGHIVIDIQGERQRFTVLGLHEFDSDRKRMSVILGCPNKTVILLVKGADTTMFSVINKTLNVNIIRATEEHLHAYSSLGLRTLVIGARELSASEFEQWQSSFEAASTALIGRAALLRKVASNVENNLCLLGVSGIEDKLQKGVPEAIESLRTAGIKVWVLTGDKQETAISIGYSSKLLTSEMKQIIINSNSKESCRKRLDEALETVSGHSHESGGSSGAGVRPAALIIDGTSLVYVLDNELEDQLFQLSKKCSVVLCCRVAPLQKAGIVALVKSRSPDMTLAIGDGANDVSMIQMADVGVGISGQEGRQAVMASDFAMGQFRFLVPLLLVHGHWNYQRMGYMILYNFYRNAVFVLTLFWYVLYTCFALTTAINEWSSMLYSVIYTSLPTIVVAILDKDLSRRTLLKYPPLYGAGHRQECYNSKLFWPTMMDTFWQSVAIFFIPLLAHWKSTIDVSSIGDLWTLAVVILVNIHLAMDIIRWNWITHAAIWGSIIATFICVIVIDAIPSLPYYWAIFHIAGTRVFWLCLLLIVIAALIPRFVVKYLYQYYHPSDVQIAREFEKFGISRWSEAGQIEMNAIDNPPQR